Proteins co-encoded in one Papaver somniferum cultivar HN1 chromosome 5, ASM357369v1, whole genome shotgun sequence genomic window:
- the LOC113280362 gene encoding tryptamine hydroxycinnamoyltransferase 2-like, with translation MSLRVISSTTLYPSPSSDPSISYDTKIPLTIFDKAAFDLNVSVLYVFQPPMPSNEAMKEGLLKALVHFPHLAGRFATDEQGRPCIHLNNAGVGVIETYIPATLAEQLPFNPNTDIEELFPPIESIEEIMQIQLNRYACGGLVIGQTCHHHVADGQSMSSFFFAWAKLGRAAGFASDKLDQDDHHVILPYHDRASVAVPRNPLNVEFDHRSIEFRKSCNENVKSSSSIKNLVVNFSVDFMAKLKMKVNEEISNSLPPHRMYTTTFESLLAHVWKKVTQARGLEPDEFTQVRVAVNGRARMKPTVPMEYFGNLVLWAYPRLQVKELLQENHAYVARTIHEAVARVDNSYFKSFVDFGQVIKEDDGGEKLVAMASDVGNLLCPNLEVDSWLRFQFHQMDFGGGSPCAVLPAELPVEGLVIFVPSCIQGGGLDVIMALQHEHVQIFKDICHLY, from the coding sequence ATGTCTCTCAGGGTTATCAGCAGTACCACTTTGTATCCATCTCCATCATCTGATCCTTCGATATCTTATGATACGAAAATCCCTCTAACGATTTTCGACAAAGCAGCATTCGATCTCAACGTATCTGTTTTATACGTGTTTCAGCCACCCATGCCTTCCAATGAAGCCATGAAAGAAGGTTTGTTGAAAGCTCTCGTTCATTTCCCACATCTTGCAGGTCGGTTTGCAACTGACGAACAAGGTCGGCCGTGCATTCATCTGAACAACGCAGGAGTTGGAGTTATCGAGACGTATATTCCGGCAACGTTAGCTGAACAGCTTCCTTTCAATCCGAACACGGATATAGAAGAACTATTTCCACCTATTGAAAGTATTGAGGAAATAATGCAGATTCAACTTAATCGTTACGCTTGTGGTGGCCTTGTAATTGGCCAAACATGCCATCATCATGTGGCTGATGGTCAATCCATGAGTTCTTTCTTCTTTGCATGGGCAAAGTTAGGACGTGCAGCTGGTTTCGCGTCAGACAAACTGGATCAGGACGACCACCACGTAATCCTTCCTTACCACGACCGAGCTTCAGTTGCCGTTCCTAGGAACCCGCTTAACGTAGAATTCGACCATCGTTCTATCGAATTCCGGAAGAGTTGTAATGAAAATGTTAAATCTTCGTCATCTATTAAAAACTTGGTTGTTAACTTCTCTGTTGATTTTATGGCAAAACTTAAAATGAAGGTTAATGAAGAAATTAGTAACTCATTACCACCCCATAGAATGTATACTACTACTTTTGAGAGTCTTTTAGCACATGTATGGAAGAAGGTGACTCAAGCAAGAGGTTTAGAACCAGATGAGTTCACGCAAGTCAGGGTTGCAGTGAATGGTAGAGCCAGGATGAAACCAACAGTGCCCATGGAGTATTTTGGGAATTTGGTACTTTGGGCTTACCCAAGATTGCAAGTCAAAGAATTATTACAAGAAAATCATGCTTATGTTGCGAGGACAATTCATGAAGCCGTAGCTCGAGTTGATAACAGTTATTTCAAGTCCTTTGTAGATTTCGGTCAAGTTATAAAGGAAGATGATGGAGGTGAGAAACTGGTTGCCATGGCGTCGGATGTCGGCAACTTATTGTGTCCAAATTTGGAAGTTGACAGTTGGTTGAGGTTTCAATTTCATCAAATGGATTTTGGTGGTGGGAGTCCTTGTGCTGTTCTTCCGGCTGAATTACCCGTTGAAGGCTTGGTGATTTTTGTTCCTTCTTGTATACAAGGTGGTGGTCTTGATGTCATCATGGCACTGCAACATGAGCATGTCCAAATTTTCAAAGATATTTGTCACCTTTATTGA
- the LOC113284028 gene encoding uncharacterized protein LOC113284028 isoform X1, which yields MKLSGINHESIISSSFSKPHKTHTLSSSFSSAKVTNFKTLPSFQKLSTHSHQSVKKVFIFNPKSSIGGETSKSGTSKTPAQLLRNLLESPGVHQGPACYDGLSAKLVEKAGFDFCFTSGFSISAARLGLPDVGLISYGEMVDQGRQITEAVSIPVIGDGDNGYGNGMNVKRTVKGFIKAGFAGIIIEDQVSPKACGHTQGRKVVSREEAVMRIKAAIDARRESGSDIVIVARTDSRQAVSFEEALWRSRAFADAGADVLFVDALASREEMRGFCEVYPLVPKMANMLEGGGKTPILNPTELEQMGFKIVAYPLSLIGVSVRAMQDALTAIKGGRLPPPGSLPSFEELKETLGFNAYYEEEKVYATRDSQSFSQRASIDIYGNQERTKDANEERDQSEQDNVVEVVTPEVYYGADGSKGRFSGIWSRQLRVKVTGKDGSEKLEIRIPAGFLDGITNVVPALGGVNIKSLLDDAAGEPGGKKLLDFNDTMGDRIQVFLE from the exons atgaAGCTTTCCGGGATCAATCATGAATCAATaatttcatcttccttctcaaAACCCCACAAAACCCATACACTATCTTCTTCATTCTCATCAGCTAAAGTTACAAATTTCAAAACTTTGCCATCTTTCCAGAAACTATCCACCCATTCACATCAGTCTGTAAAGAAAGTTTTCATCTTTAATCCAAAATCTTCTATTGGAGGAGAAACCAGCAAGTCTGGCACTTCAAAAACTCCTGCGCAATTACTTAGAAATCTTTTGGAATCACCGGGGGTTCATCAAGGTCCTGCTTGTTATGATGGTCTTAGTGCAAAATTAGTTGAAAAGGCGGGTTTTGATTTCTGTTTCACTAGTG gattttcaatttcagctgcTAGATTGGGGTTACCAGATGTTGGTCTAATTTCATATGGAGAAATGGTTGATCAAGGTCGTCAAATTACTGAAGCTGTATCAATACCTGTAATTGGTGATGGAGACAATGGGTATGGAAATGGAATGAATGTCAAAAGAACTGTTAAAGGGTTCATTAAAGCTGGTTTTGCTGGAATTATTATTGAAGATCAG GTATCTCCAAAAGCTTGTGGTCATACCCAAGGTAGAAAGGTGGTTTCGAGGGAGGAGGCAGTGATGCGGATAAAAGCAGCTATTGATGCGAGGAGGGAGAGTGGTTCGGACATTGTTATTGTAGCACGGACTGATTCACGTCAAGCTGTGTCTTTTGAGGAAGCGTTATGGAGATCACGAGCTTTTGCGGATGCTGGAGCTGACGTTCTTTTTGTTGATGCACTTGCTTCGAGGGAAGAAATGAGGGGTTTCTGTGAGGTCTATCCTCTAGTACCAAAGATG GCCAATATGCTTGAAGGAGGCGGGAAAACTCCAATATTAAACCCCACCGAGCTTGAACAAATGGGATTCAAAATTGTGGCCTATCCATTGTCCTTGATTGGGGTCTCTGTTCGAGCGATGCAG GACGCTTTAACTGCTATTAAAGGTGGTCGCCTTCCTCCCCCTGGAAGCTTGCCATCTTTTGAAGAACTCAAGGAAACCTTAGGGTTCAATGCATACTACGAGGAAGAGAAAGTGTATGCTACCCGCGACAGTCAATCATTTTCGCAGAGAG CAAGCATCGACATATACGGTAACCAGGAGAGAACAAAagatgctaatgaagaaagagatCAAAGTGAACAAGATAATGTTGTTGAAGTGGTAACACCTGAAGTGTACTATGGTGCAGATGGCTCAAAAGGTCGTTTCTCCGGGATCTGGTCCCGCCAATTAAGAGTCAAGGTCACTGGAAAGGATGGATCTGAGAAACTCGAAATCCGAATTCCT GCTGGATTCTTAGACGGAATAACTAATGTAGTTCCAG CTTTGGGTGGTGTAAATATTAAATCGCTATTGGATGATGCAGCAGGAGAACCAGGAGGGAAGAAATTGTTGGACTTCAATGACACCATGGGTGACAGAATCCAGGTCTTTCTAGAGTAA
- the LOC113284028 gene encoding uncharacterized protein LOC113284028 isoform X2 yields the protein MKLSGINHESIISSSFSKPHKTHTLSSSFSSAKVTNFKTLPSFQKLSTHSHQSVKKVFIFNPKSSIGGETSKSGTSKTPAQLLRNLLESPGVHQGPACYDGLSAKLVEKAGFDFCFTSGFSISAARLGLPDVGLISYGEMVDQGRQITEAVSIPVIGDGDNGYGNGMNVKRTVKGFIKAGFAGIIIEDQVSPKACGHTQGRKVVSREEAVMRIKAAIDARRESGSDIVIVARTDSRQAVSFEEALWRSRAFADAGADVLFVDALASREEMRGFCEVYPLVPKMANMLEGGGKTPILNPTELEQMGFKIVAYPLSLIGVSVRAMQDALTAIKGGRLPPPGSLPSFEELKETLGFNAYYEEEKVYATRDSQSFSQRDGSKGRFSGIWSRQLRVKVTGKDGSEKLEIRIPAGFLDGITNVVPALGGVNIKSLLDDAAGEPGGKKLLDFNDTMGDRIQVFLE from the exons atgaAGCTTTCCGGGATCAATCATGAATCAATaatttcatcttccttctcaaAACCCCACAAAACCCATACACTATCTTCTTCATTCTCATCAGCTAAAGTTACAAATTTCAAAACTTTGCCATCTTTCCAGAAACTATCCACCCATTCACATCAGTCTGTAAAGAAAGTTTTCATCTTTAATCCAAAATCTTCTATTGGAGGAGAAACCAGCAAGTCTGGCACTTCAAAAACTCCTGCGCAATTACTTAGAAATCTTTTGGAATCACCGGGGGTTCATCAAGGTCCTGCTTGTTATGATGGTCTTAGTGCAAAATTAGTTGAAAAGGCGGGTTTTGATTTCTGTTTCACTAGTG gattttcaatttcagctgcTAGATTGGGGTTACCAGATGTTGGTCTAATTTCATATGGAGAAATGGTTGATCAAGGTCGTCAAATTACTGAAGCTGTATCAATACCTGTAATTGGTGATGGAGACAATGGGTATGGAAATGGAATGAATGTCAAAAGAACTGTTAAAGGGTTCATTAAAGCTGGTTTTGCTGGAATTATTATTGAAGATCAG GTATCTCCAAAAGCTTGTGGTCATACCCAAGGTAGAAAGGTGGTTTCGAGGGAGGAGGCAGTGATGCGGATAAAAGCAGCTATTGATGCGAGGAGGGAGAGTGGTTCGGACATTGTTATTGTAGCACGGACTGATTCACGTCAAGCTGTGTCTTTTGAGGAAGCGTTATGGAGATCACGAGCTTTTGCGGATGCTGGAGCTGACGTTCTTTTTGTTGATGCACTTGCTTCGAGGGAAGAAATGAGGGGTTTCTGTGAGGTCTATCCTCTAGTACCAAAGATG GCCAATATGCTTGAAGGAGGCGGGAAAACTCCAATATTAAACCCCACCGAGCTTGAACAAATGGGATTCAAAATTGTGGCCTATCCATTGTCCTTGATTGGGGTCTCTGTTCGAGCGATGCAG GACGCTTTAACTGCTATTAAAGGTGGTCGCCTTCCTCCCCCTGGAAGCTTGCCATCTTTTGAAGAACTCAAGGAAACCTTAGGGTTCAATGCATACTACGAGGAAGAGAAAGTGTATGCTACCCGCGACAGTCAATCATTTTCGCAGAGAG ATGGCTCAAAAGGTCGTTTCTCCGGGATCTGGTCCCGCCAATTAAGAGTCAAGGTCACTGGAAAGGATGGATCTGAGAAACTCGAAATCCGAATTCCT GCTGGATTCTTAGACGGAATAACTAATGTAGTTCCAG CTTTGGGTGGTGTAAATATTAAATCGCTATTGGATGATGCAGCAGGAGAACCAGGAGGGAAGAAATTGTTGGACTTCAATGACACCATGGGTGACAGAATCCAGGTCTTTCTAGAGTAA